The following are encoded together in the Rhinopithecus roxellana isolate Shanxi Qingling chromosome 5, ASM756505v1, whole genome shotgun sequence genome:
- the FKBP3 gene encoding peptidyl-prolyl cis-trans isomerase FKBP3, with the protein MAAAVPQRAWTVEQLRSEQLPKKDIIKFLQEHGSDSFLAEHKLLGNIKNVAKTANKDHLVTAYNHLFETKRFKGTESISKVSEQVKNVKLNEDKPKETKSEETLDEGPPKYTKSVLKKGDKTNFPKKGDVVHCWYTGTLQDGTVFDTNIQTSAKKKKNAKPLSFKVGVGKVIRGWDEALLTMSKGEKARLEIEPEWAYGKKGQPDAKIPPNAKLIFEVELVDID; encoded by the exons ATGGCGGCGGCTGTTCCACAGCGGGCGTGGACCGTGGAGCAGCTGCGCAGTGAGCAGCTGCCCAAGAAGGACATTATCAAGTTTCTGCAGGAACACGGTTCAGATTCG TTTCTTGCAGAACATAAATTATtaggaaacattaaaaatgtgGCCAAGACAGCTAACAAGGACCACTTGGTTACAGCCTATAACCATCTTTTTGAAACTAAG CGTTTTAAGGGTACTGAAAGTATAAGTAAAGTGTCTGAGCAAGTAAAAAATGTGAAGCTTAATGAAGATAAACCCAAAGAAACCAAGTCTGAAGAGACCCTGGATGAG ggtCCACCAAAATATACTAAATCTGTTCTGAAAAAGGGAGATAAAACCAACTTTCCCAAAAAGGGAGAtgttgttcattgctggtatacaGGAACACTACAAGATGGGACTGTTTTTGATACTAATATTCAAACAA gtgcaaagaagaagaaaaatgccaaGCCTTTAAGTTTTAAGGTCGGAGTAGGCAAAGTTATCAGAGGA TGGGATGAAGCCCTCTTGACTATGAGTAAAGGAGAAAAGGCTCGACTGGAGATTGAACCAGAATGGGCTTATGGAAAGAAAGGACAGCCTGATGCCAA AATTCCACCAAATGCAAAACTCATTTTTGAAGTGGAATTAGTGGATATTGACTGA